A genomic stretch from Terriglobales bacterium includes:
- a CDS encoding MOSC domain-containing protein, producing the protein MQIISVNVSLPREVAWKGMTVRTGIFKEPVEGTVTIRQLNLEGDRQADLTVHGGADKAVYAYPSEHYSYWRGQLPEVPFSWGNFGENLTTEGLREDTLHIGDRLRVGSAVLMVTQPRMPCYKLEVRFGRDDMIKRFLASGRSGFYFAVVEPGSVATGSDIEILSRDPHRVSVGDITQVYLGHSRDLELLGRIQNLSALPQNWKEALLRKVEAHPR; encoded by the coding sequence ATGCAAATCATTTCCGTGAATGTGAGTCTGCCGCGAGAAGTTGCCTGGAAGGGCATGACCGTCCGCACGGGGATCTTCAAAGAGCCCGTGGAGGGAACGGTTACAATCCGGCAACTGAATCTTGAGGGCGACAGGCAGGCGGATCTTACCGTCCACGGGGGAGCCGACAAGGCGGTGTATGCGTATCCCTCCGAGCATTACTCTTACTGGCGCGGCCAACTGCCGGAGGTGCCGTTCTCCTGGGGCAACTTCGGCGAAAACCTGACCACCGAAGGGCTCCGCGAAGACACGCTCCACATCGGGGACCGCCTGCGAGTCGGGTCAGCCGTCCTGATGGTGACCCAGCCTCGCATGCCTTGCTACAAGCTGGAGGTTCGATTCGGGCGTGATGACATGATCAAGCGCTTCCTGGCCAGCGGACGCAGCGGATTCTACTTCGCGGTGGTGGAGCCGGGGAGCGTGGCGACGGGATCCGATATAGAGATACTGAGCCGCGATCCCCATCGGGTGTCGGTCGGGGACATCACCCAGGTCTACCTCGGTCACAGCCGCGACCTGGAACTGCTGGGGCGGATCCAGAACCTGAGTGCCCTGCCGCAGAACTGGAAGGAGGCGCTGCTACGCAAAGTGGAGGCTCACCCTCGCTGA